In Thermococcus thioreducens, a genomic segment contains:
- a CDS encoding signal peptidase I, with amino-acid sequence MEDSWKKDLAWILIALLAVFTLQVGLKLALHTDSPLVIVVSESMEPVFYRGDVVLLKGINEDNIDDVHVGDVIVYKRPGYEYPIIHRVREIKVVELGGKAEKCFVTWGDNNWAPDPPYPTPYGTVPCVPAYAVEDKALIVFPKIGLIPLIIREHLGLG; translated from the coding sequence ATGGAGGACTCATGGAAAAAGGACCTGGCGTGGATACTGATAGCCCTCCTGGCGGTCTTCACTCTCCAGGTGGGGCTCAAACTGGCCCTTCACACTGACTCGCCCCTTGTAATAGTCGTCAGCGAGTCCATGGAGCCCGTTTTCTACCGCGGTGATGTTGTCCTGCTCAAGGGGATAAACGAGGATAACATAGACGACGTCCACGTCGGTGACGTTATCGTCTACAAACGGCCCGGCTACGAATACCCGATAATTCACCGCGTCAGGGAGATAAAGGTGGTCGAACTTGGGGGTAAGGCAGAGAAGTGCTTCGTGACGTGGGGAGACAACAACTGGGCACCCGACCCCCCGTACCCGACACCCTACGGCACCGTCCCCTGCGTTCCAGCCTATGCCGTCGAGGACAAGGCCCTAATCGTCTTCCCGAAGATAGGGCTCATCCCCCTCATAATAAGGGAACACCTCGGCCTGGGATGA
- the taw3 gene encoding tRNA(Phe) 7-((3-amino-3-carboxypropyl)-4-demethylwyosine(37)-N(4))-methyltransferase Taw3 has translation MKAKREALTSLFRAMREGKVDEDIIDLLLLINSINGIYTTSSCSGRIGIIEEPALGAKPLSRWLIKVHREMTFEEAREALKKAEKGLIFLKSQPPIFHVVAEDIEKAKKLHELGLASGFKYTTFKVISKRYLVEINATEYLTAPLGRDGRVLIDDEYLSFALEVGNSMLMRSKGRLPRLGRNFRKLREELGEDELFYELAEKFEIKAR, from the coding sequence ATGAAGGCAAAGCGCGAGGCACTCACCAGCCTCTTCAGGGCCATGAGGGAGGGAAAAGTTGACGAGGACATAATCGACCTCCTCCTGCTCATCAACTCAATTAATGGAATCTACACGACCAGCTCCTGCTCCGGCAGGATTGGAATCATCGAGGAGCCCGCTTTGGGTGCAAAGCCCCTCTCAAGGTGGCTCATAAAGGTACACCGTGAGATGACATTTGAAGAAGCAAGAGAAGCTCTCAAAAAGGCAGAAAAGGGACTGATCTTCCTCAAGAGCCAGCCGCCAATATTCCACGTCGTCGCCGAGGACATCGAGAAAGCGAAGAAGCTCCATGAACTTGGTTTGGCATCGGGATTTAAGTACACCACCTTCAAGGTCATCTCGAAGCGATACCTCGTTGAGATAAACGCCACAGAGTACCTAACCGCGCCCCTCGGCAGGGACGGGAGGGTTTTAATCGACGATGAGTACCTGAGCTTTGCTCTGGAAGTCGGCAATTCCATGCTGATGAGGAGCAAGGGGAGACTGCCGCGCCTGGGGAGAAACTTCAGAAAGCTGAGGGAAGAGCTCGGAGAAGACGAGCTGTTCTACGAGCTGGCGGAGAAGTTCGAAATCAAAGCCAGGTGA
- a CDS encoding DUF531 domain-containing protein has protein sequence MLTLALYNTYDPKRLHEAHLRAIARAGPIAYAYGFHLALVGFPLEGEPLDVAREIAGHTTIGEGGKYLLELAERNRFHILEFPRRGFPPQFGIPVATTRKPGEEKEITPLELAERALRGESFLLLVGLGRHGLPKEIFKTARYHMDITGNGISLETCTAIGAIPARISTLMEALKWRTHGKRTWRGY, from the coding sequence ATGCTGACTCTGGCCCTTTACAACACGTATGACCCCAAGAGGCTCCATGAGGCCCACCTCAGGGCGATAGCCAGGGCCGGGCCAATTGCCTACGCCTACGGCTTTCATCTGGCACTGGTTGGCTTCCCCCTTGAGGGAGAGCCGCTGGACGTTGCCCGGGAGATAGCCGGCCATACGACCATAGGTGAGGGGGGGAAGTATCTCCTCGAACTGGCCGAGAGAAACCGCTTCCACATTCTGGAGTTCCCCCGGAGGGGTTTTCCGCCGCAGTTCGGTATCCCCGTCGCCACGACCAGAAAGCCGGGCGAGGAGAAGGAGATAACACCACTTGAGCTTGCAGAGAGGGCTTTGAGGGGGGAGAGTTTTCTCCTCCTGGTCGGCCTCGGGAGGCACGGTCTCCCGAAGGAAATATTTAAGACCGCCCGCTACCACATGGACATCACTGGAAATGGGATAAGCCTGGAAACCTGCACCGCGATAGGTGCCATACCCGCGAGAATAAGCACCCTCATGGAGGCGCTGAAATGGAGGACTCATGGAAAAAGGACCTGGCGTGGATACTGA
- a CDS encoding PDDEXK family nuclease, with protein MADYFLISLSNRENLELCIEYGLAGFTNSINGLWTFFDIDVGDYVSFLYGARVRNLYKVTKKVAYKNAENLPPWPPITFRSKRTYYFPFRLVLKQEREFNEPMVRPEFSYVAENLLLRGGYRKTHFQADTVTFYNVSEMGTVFDGETKHLELNAETFEPKIVFKRENQRPPEKFYFRELVLQSLVRRKIQYSILKDALEFFGVDSTPEEFEVLGEKALPEGYVDIFIKLRHPRGTNKYLPVEVKTGKAQSKDLGQLMGYINEFSNETVGGILIAKDFPRSILNNPKILAVRYYFKDIDPSEEYSYEELLKMLTLEVIE; from the coding sequence ATGGCGGATTACTTCTTAATATCCCTTTCAAACAGGGAGAATTTGGAACTCTGCATAGAGTATGGTCTCGCAGGGTTCACAAATAGCATAAACGGCCTCTGGACCTTTTTTGATATAGATGTTGGGGATTATGTCTCATTTCTATATGGGGCCCGAGTTAGAAATCTCTACAAGGTTACCAAGAAAGTCGCCTATAAGAACGCCGAGAATCTTCCCCCGTGGCCGCCGATAACATTCAGGTCAAAAAGAACGTATTATTTTCCATTCAGACTGGTCCTAAAACAGGAAAGGGAATTTAACGAACCGATGGTCAGACCTGAATTTTCTTACGTAGCTGAGAATCTGCTCTTGAGAGGGGGCTATAGAAAGACCCATTTCCAGGCCGACACGGTAACATTTTATAACGTTTCCGAGATGGGAACAGTATTTGATGGCGAAACCAAGCATCTAGAGTTAAATGCCGAAACGTTTGAACCTAAGATTGTTTTCAAGAGAGAAAATCAAAGACCTCCCGAGAAGTTCTATTTCAGAGAGCTTGTACTTCAATCCCTTGTAAGGAGGAAAATTCAATACTCCATTCTCAAAGACGCCTTAGAATTTTTCGGTGTTGATAGTACTCCCGAAGAATTTGAAGTGCTGGGTGAAAAGGCTCTCCCAGAAGGGTACGTTGATATATTCATCAAACTGAGGCATCCAAGAGGAACAAACAAATACCTGCCTGTGGAAGTCAAAACCGGAAAAGCACAAAGTAAAGATTTGGGGCAATTAATGGGATACATAAATGAATTCAGTAACGAAACCGTTGGAGGGATATTGATTGCCAAGGATTTCCCAAGATCAATCCTCAATAATCCCAAAATATTAGCTGTCAGATATTATTTTAAGGACATAGATCCTTCCGAGGAATACAGCTATGAGGAACTCCTAAAAATGTTGACATTGGAGGTTATAGAATGA
- a CDS encoding RNA-guided endonuclease InsQ/TnpB family protein — MRRAVTVKLQPSKKQEKALFELAQATAIIWNKLNYQRLKQFKEFGKTDFSTTEKEAYYEFKNWIGGSTVQQLARKNAESWRSFFSLNRRKKNGELPEWSKPRPPKFVREEDGRKLFVIPLRNDQYRINGNVLELRRLGKFGILKIQFKGRIHLKGKQGRLEITYDKVKRRWYAHISVTVEEKFEGGEWVALPRRPKGSLSAGIDLGVNNLMAVYVENGESFLVNGRPLKSIDFYWRRKIAEYQSKLNKSGAKTSRKLKRMHERAKLQAKHYINTAVRQTVRRLYEIGVSKIVVGYPKSIARNSDKGKKQNFLLSHVWRFNYVIKRLKEVSEEYGISVVVVNEAFTSQSCPLCGQHHPNARFVRGLFKCRREGVVMNADLVGAFNILRKVKAITPSLEGLKAFKVRGNWPKTGPEGSKTQFVLGLNETPQTSLPLG; from the coding sequence ATGAGGCGGGCAGTAACGGTAAAACTTCAACCCTCAAAGAAACAAGAGAAAGCCCTTTTTGAATTAGCTCAAGCCACAGCCATAATCTGGAACAAGCTCAATTACCAACGCTTGAAACAGTTCAAAGAATTCGGCAAAACCGACTTCTCAACGACAGAAAAAGAAGCATACTACGAGTTCAAGAACTGGATTGGTGGCTCAACAGTTCAACAGTTAGCCCGAAAGAACGCTGAAAGCTGGCGTTCGTTCTTCTCACTCAACAGGAGGAAAAAGAATGGCGAACTCCCCGAATGGTCCAAGCCAAGACCGCCCAAATTCGTTAGGGAAGAGGACGGCAGAAAACTCTTCGTAATTCCCCTGAGAAACGACCAGTACCGGATTAATGGAAACGTCCTCGAATTGAGGAGACTTGGTAAGTTCGGAATACTCAAAATCCAATTCAAGGGCAGGATACACTTGAAGGGCAAGCAGGGGCGGTTAGAAATCACTTATGACAAGGTGAAGCGGAGATGGTACGCCCACATCAGCGTTACAGTCGAGGAGAAATTTGAGGGCGGGGAGTGGGTTGCACTCCCAAGAAGGCCAAAAGGAAGCCTTTCGGCAGGAATCGACTTGGGAGTGAACAACTTAATGGCCGTTTACGTTGAGAATGGTGAAAGCTTCCTCGTGAACGGGAGACCACTCAAAAGCATTGATTTTTACTGGAGGAGAAAAATTGCAGAGTATCAATCAAAACTCAATAAATCTGGAGCTAAGACGAGCAGAAAACTCAAGAGAATGCACGAGAGGGCCAAGCTTCAGGCTAAACATTACATTAACACTGCAGTCAGGCAAACTGTCAGGAGGCTTTACGAGATTGGGGTTTCTAAAATTGTCGTTGGTTATCCTAAGAGTATCGCCAGAAACTCGGACAAGGGTAAAAAGCAGAATTTTCTCCTTTCCCACGTGTGGCGTTTCAATTATGTGATTAAGAGGCTCAAAGAAGTCTCGGAAGAGTATGGTATTAGTGTTGTTGTGGTTAATGAGGCTTTCACTTCGCAATCCTGTCCTCTCTGTGGCCAACACCATCCCAACGCTCGCTTTGTTAGGGGTTTGTTTAAGTGCCGTAGAGAGGGCGTTGTAATGAATGCTGACCTTGTGGGAGCTTTTAATATTTTGAGGAAGGTTAAAGCTATAACCCCGAGCCTTGAGGGTTTGAAAGCCTTCAAGGTGAGGGGTAACTGGCCTAAGACCGGGCCAGAGGGGTCGAAGACCCAATTTGTTTTGGGTCTAAATGAGACCCCTCAAACCTCCCTGCCTTTAGGGTAA
- a CDS encoding lipoate--protein ligase family protein yields MRFIPLIVARPEVQMAIDEAIMRARIEGKVPDTVRLYAFSPSSVTIGRFQSVVHDVNLEEARRLGIPVVRRITGGGSVFHDEFGEITYSVVVGEDLHPMLKNVETSYRYLAGPLVDALKELGIDAGFSGLNDIVANGKKISGSAQTRRKGIILQHGTFMYSTRVEVLGRVLRASKAKLADKGVSSIWERVTTLEREGIKLSRWEAYELLKDKFFTAFGLEEGGLTDYELELAERLVEERYGNPEWNEMR; encoded by the coding sequence ATGAGGTTCATCCCGCTCATAGTTGCAAGACCTGAGGTCCAGATGGCCATAGACGAGGCGATAATGCGCGCCAGAATCGAGGGGAAAGTCCCTGACACGGTCAGGCTCTACGCCTTCTCGCCGAGCTCGGTAACTATTGGGAGATTCCAGAGCGTCGTCCACGACGTCAACCTTGAGGAAGCCAGGAGGCTCGGCATTCCCGTCGTGAGGAGAATAACCGGCGGCGGTTCGGTCTTCCACGACGAGTTCGGCGAGATAACCTATTCCGTCGTTGTCGGCGAAGATTTACACCCCATGCTCAAAAACGTCGAGACGAGCTACCGCTATCTGGCCGGCCCTCTCGTCGATGCCTTGAAAGAGCTCGGCATTGATGCCGGCTTCTCCGGCCTCAACGACATAGTTGCCAACGGAAAGAAGATAAGCGGCTCCGCACAGACGAGGCGGAAGGGAATCATCCTGCAGCACGGCACCTTCATGTACTCCACGCGCGTCGAGGTGCTCGGAAGGGTTCTCCGCGCTTCAAAGGCCAAGCTCGCCGACAAGGGCGTTTCAAGCATCTGGGAGAGGGTAACAACGCTGGAGCGCGAGGGGATAAAGCTCAGCCGCTGGGAGGCCTACGAACTGCTGAAGGACAAGTTCTTTACCGCGTTCGGGCTGGAGGAAGGGGGGCTAACGGACTACGAGCTTGAGCTTGCCGAGAGACTGGTGGAAGAGAGGTACGGGAACCCGGAGTGGAATGAGATGAGGTAA